The following are encoded together in the Pedobacter sp. D749 genome:
- a CDS encoding glycoside hydrolase family 78 protein — protein sequence MNRISRMLSAMFTIALLFLFTENASAQKISLKDLTVEHLVNPFSVDNPKPRFSWKIISTAKNTRQKNYEIRLGTSPKIDKVLWKTTINNDQSVLVAYDGPQLSSKTKYYWQVRVKDNHGNTSSWSPVQYFQTGLKPEDWNAKWITVEGKDTSLASPLFRKEFNLKKEVKSAMAYITAKGLYEANINGGRVSDAYFAPGWTSYKDHIQYQVYDVKQSLKKGANVIGVSLGDGWYKGRIGFSNQKQFYGDTRALLMQLEVEYTDGSKETIVTDNSWKTGYGPIVASNIYDGETYDARLELNGWNNIGFKENTTWKPVQELAMGAEKLIGMSGPPVTKHEEFKALKIFKTPLGETVVDFGQNLVGWVMLKAKGAAGTKITISHAEVLTREGNFYTTNLRTAKQQNNYILKEETEQVFEPHFSFQGFRYVKIDGYHGELKLENLTAVAVYSDMKTSGKFSTSNPLLNQLQHNISWGQKGNFVDVPTDCPQRDERLGWTGDAQAFASTAAYNMDVSGFFTKWLKDVAADQLPNGSVPFVIPNVLNQNDAGSAGWADVATIVPWDIYVSYGDKGILEKQYESMKKWVDYISSVAKNNLWNTGFHFGDWLFYRPNDDNDGRAAVTDKYMIAQTFYAHSTQLLINAAKVLGKTDDVTKYNALLEQIKTAYIKENMTPSGKLISNTQTAYVLALQFDMLPENLRPQAAQRLVDNVRDYGNHLTTGFLGTPYLCHVLSRFGHEDVAYDLLLQESYPSWLYPVKMGATTIWERWDGIKQDGSFQTADMNSFNHYAYGAIGDWMYKNIAGINPVSAQPGYKNILIAPRPGGKLTNASAELETVYGTVKSAWTIADGIFKLDVTVPANASATVVLPKNDKKEEIGSGSYHFECKY from the coding sequence ATAACCCAAAGCCCAGATTTAGCTGGAAAATTATTTCAACAGCAAAAAATACCAGGCAGAAAAACTACGAAATCAGGCTGGGTACCTCGCCAAAAATTGACAAAGTTTTATGGAAAACAACTATAAATAATGATCAGTCGGTTCTGGTGGCTTACGATGGTCCCCAATTATCATCCAAAACCAAATATTACTGGCAGGTTAGGGTAAAAGATAATCATGGAAATACTTCCTCTTGGTCACCGGTGCAATATTTTCAAACGGGTTTAAAGCCTGAAGATTGGAATGCGAAATGGATCACAGTAGAAGGTAAAGATACTTCACTCGCTAGTCCACTGTTTAGAAAAGAATTTAACCTCAAAAAAGAAGTAAAATCTGCCATGGCTTACATTACTGCTAAAGGTTTGTATGAGGCCAATATTAACGGCGGGCGTGTTAGTGATGCTTATTTTGCTCCAGGATGGACAAGTTATAAAGATCATATTCAGTACCAGGTTTACGATGTTAAGCAATCGCTAAAGAAAGGCGCCAATGTAATTGGCGTTTCACTAGGCGATGGCTGGTACAAGGGGCGTATCGGATTTAGTAATCAAAAACAATTTTATGGCGATACCAGGGCATTGTTAATGCAATTGGAAGTGGAATATACCGACGGAAGCAAAGAAACCATTGTAACGGATAATAGCTGGAAAACAGGTTATGGGCCGATAGTGGCTTCCAATATTTATGATGGAGAAACCTACGATGCCCGGTTAGAACTCAATGGCTGGAATAATATTGGTTTTAAAGAAAATACTACCTGGAAACCAGTGCAAGAACTGGCTATGGGGGCTGAGAAATTGATTGGAATGAGCGGGCCGCCGGTAACCAAACATGAAGAATTTAAAGCTTTAAAAATATTTAAAACGCCTTTAGGCGAAACGGTAGTCGATTTCGGACAGAACCTGGTAGGCTGGGTAATGTTAAAAGCCAAAGGTGCAGCAGGTACAAAAATTACCATTAGCCATGCTGAAGTATTAACCAGAGAAGGGAATTTTTATACCACCAACCTCCGTACAGCGAAGCAACAGAACAACTATATATTAAAAGAGGAAACCGAGCAGGTATTCGAACCACATTTTTCTTTTCAGGGCTTTAGGTACGTCAAAATAGATGGCTACCATGGTGAGCTGAAGTTGGAAAACCTTACCGCTGTAGCTGTTTATTCGGACATGAAAACCAGTGGGAAATTCAGCACTTCCAATCCTTTACTAAATCAATTGCAGCATAATATTAGCTGGGGACAGAAAGGGAATTTTGTTGATGTGCCAACAGATTGTCCTCAAAGAGATGAACGTTTAGGCTGGACAGGGGATGCGCAGGCATTTGCCTCAACTGCGGCATATAATATGGATGTATCGGGCTTTTTTACTAAATGGCTAAAAGATGTTGCTGCAGATCAGCTTCCAAATGGTAGTGTTCCATTTGTAATTCCAAATGTGCTGAACCAAAATGATGCAGGTTCTGCAGGCTGGGCTGATGTGGCTACCATTGTTCCCTGGGATATATATGTATCATATGGAGATAAAGGGATTTTGGAAAAGCAATATGAAAGCATGAAAAAGTGGGTTGATTATATCTCATCAGTAGCAAAAAACAACCTTTGGAATACGGGTTTCCACTTTGGCGATTGGTTGTTTTACCGGCCAAATGATGATAATGATGGGCGTGCCGCAGTGACGGATAAATATATGATTGCGCAAACATTTTACGCACACTCAACCCAGTTGCTGATAAATGCGGCAAAGGTATTGGGTAAAACAGACGACGTAACGAAATACAATGCGCTGTTAGAACAGATTAAAACAGCTTACATCAAAGAGAATATGACACCTAGTGGCAAATTGATCTCTAATACGCAAACGGCATACGTACTGGCTTTACAGTTTGATATGCTACCTGAAAACTTACGTCCACAGGCCGCACAAAGACTGGTAGATAATGTGAGGGATTACGGGAACCACCTGACTACGGGTTTTTTGGGTACACCATACCTTTGTCATGTATTAAGCCGTTTTGGGCACGAAGATGTTGCTTACGATCTGTTGTTGCAGGAAAGTTACCCTTCATGGTTATATCCTGTTAAAATGGGAGCAACCACCATTTGGGAGCGCTGGGATGGCATTAAACAGGATGGCTCTTTTCAAACAGCAGATATGAATTCTTTTAACCACTACGCTTATGGCGCCATTGGCGATTGGATGTATAAAAATATTGCCGGTATTAATCCTGTATCAGCGCAACCTGGTTACAAAAACATTTTAATTGCACCAAGACCAGGTGGGAAATTAACCAATGCCTCGGCAGAACTGGAAACGGTTTATGGTACGGTTAAATCAGCATGGACCATTGCAGATGGCATTTTTAAGCTGGATGTAACTGTGCCAGCCAATGCAAGTGCTACCGTAGTATTGCCAAAAAACGATAAAAAAGAAGAAATAGGATCAGGTAGCTATCATTTTGAATGCAAATATTAA
- a CDS encoding DUF4268 domain-containing protein, with the protein MYSKEEAARLRQQFWISFGQYMKPVPSASGSTVNWTNYKTGVKNIFFKMDVDGKKAFISIQLSHPDSEIRHLIFEQFEEFKLMFSNTVNEEWGWIKDATDDFGKTVSQISISITGVSIFNQQHWPTLISFFKPRIIALDEFWDNVKPVFEDLV; encoded by the coding sequence ATGTACAGTAAAGAAGAAGCAGCCCGTTTGCGCCAACAGTTTTGGATCAGTTTTGGGCAATATATGAAACCTGTCCCTTCAGCAAGCGGTTCGACCGTAAACTGGACGAACTACAAGACTGGTGTGAAAAACATCTTCTTTAAAATGGATGTTGATGGTAAGAAGGCATTTATCAGCATTCAACTCTCGCATCCTGATTCTGAAATCAGGCACCTCATCTTCGAACAGTTTGAAGAGTTTAAGCTGATGTTTAGCAATACGGTAAATGAAGAATGGGGCTGGATTAAAGATGCAACCGATGATTTCGGAAAAACGGTATCTCAGATTTCAATCAGCATTACCGGAGTAAGCATTTTTAATCAACAGCACTGGCCTACGTTAATCTCCTTTTTTAAACCCAGAATAATTGCCTTAGATGAATTTTGGGATAATGTAAAACCTGTTTTCGAAGATTTGGTTTAA
- a CDS encoding porin family protein, whose protein sequence is MKFLSLTVAFLLVGLFASAQVLPSFQLGIKAGANFSKFDSENTFNSNNRTGFYGGLWARVGAAGVYFQPELYVSGKKADLVSDATGEVNKVRFTSLDVPLLVGTKFGAAGIGLRLNTGPMFSLILDENQSFGQAAGSVFKADFKNQAMAWQFGAGLDLKKLSFDARYELGLSKINKAGYPGTKLNLFTVGLGYRIL, encoded by the coding sequence ATGAAATTTTTATCTTTAACCGTTGCCTTTTTGCTTGTTGGCTTATTTGCCAGCGCACAGGTATTACCGTCTTTCCAGCTGGGCATTAAAGCTGGTGCAAATTTTTCGAAATTTGATAGTGAAAACACTTTTAACAGCAATAACCGCACTGGTTTTTACGGTGGCCTTTGGGCTAGGGTAGGTGCAGCAGGCGTTTATTTTCAACCAGAGCTTTATGTATCAGGAAAAAAAGCGGATTTAGTGAGCGATGCAACGGGAGAGGTAAATAAAGTACGCTTTACAAGTCTTGATGTGCCGCTATTGGTGGGTACAAAATTCGGCGCTGCCGGTATCGGACTCCGTTTAAACACGGGGCCAATGTTCTCCTTGATATTAGATGAAAACCAAAGTTTTGGTCAGGCAGCAGGAAGTGTATTCAAAGCCGACTTTAAAAATCAAGCTATGGCTTGGCAGTTTGGTGCAGGTTTAGACCTGAAAAAACTAAGCTTTGATGCACGTTACGAACTTGGCCTGTCAAAAATAAACAAAGCAGGTTATCCTGGTACTAAGCTAAATTTATTTACGGTTGGTTTAGGTTATAGGATTCTGTAA
- a CDS encoding organic hydroperoxide resistance protein: MKTLYETSATVTGGRNGKITSENGVLELEVRMPKELGGTGEGYTNPEQLFAAGYAACFDSALNLVMHQDKVKPEGPSTVKANVSLHPDEKGGFRLGVSLQVHIPGMDATQAKQFVEKAHAVCPYSNATRGNIDVKLEVI, encoded by the coding sequence ATGAAAACGTTGTATGAAACAAGCGCTACCGTAACTGGCGGACGTAATGGAAAAATAACAAGTGAAAATGGTGTTTTAGAACTGGAAGTGAGAATGCCGAAGGAACTAGGTGGTACTGGTGAGGGATATACTAATCCTGAACAGCTTTTTGCTGCGGGTTATGCGGCCTGCTTTGATAGTGCGTTAAACTTAGTGATGCATCAGGATAAAGTGAAACCTGAAGGACCTTCTACTGTTAAAGCAAATGTTTCGCTCCATCCGGATGAAAAAGGAGGCTTCAGGTTAGGCGTTTCATTACAGGTGCACATCCCGGGAATGGATGCTACACAGGCGAAACAATTTGTAGAGAAAGCACATGCGGTATGTCCATACTCAAATGCGACACGTGGCAATATTGATGTTAAATTGGAAGTAATTTAA
- a CDS encoding MarR family winged helix-turn-helix transcriptional regulator, whose protein sequence is MIYLAEYFIVKEKLAMEIDESLKLENQLCFPLYAASRLVTKCYQPGLDALGITYPQYLVLMVLWENDSVNLSLLSQKLMLQSNTLTPLLKRMQETGLVERVRSLKDERSIVISLTEKGLALKEKAPVLRAQLGDHLGINLEEIIQLKTLLDKLIKNLAV, encoded by the coding sequence ATGATTTACTTAGCTGAATATTTTATTGTTAAAGAAAAACTTGCGATGGAAATAGATGAGTCTTTAAAATTGGAAAATCAATTGTGTTTTCCACTTTATGCTGCTTCGAGGTTAGTAACAAAATGTTATCAGCCTGGGCTTGATGCCCTGGGCATAACCTATCCGCAATATCTGGTATTAATGGTGTTATGGGAAAACGATTCGGTTAACCTAAGCCTGCTTTCACAGAAATTGATGTTGCAATCGAACACTTTAACCCCTTTGCTTAAACGCATGCAGGAAACCGGACTTGTGGAGCGTGTGAGATCATTAAAAGATGAAAGAAGCATCGTGATATCGCTTACAGAAAAGGGATTGGCATTGAAAGAAAAAGCACCGGTTTTACGGGCTCAGCTTGGCGATCATCTGGGTATAAACCTTGAAGAAATTATCCAATTAAAAACCCTGCTTGATAAACTGATCAAAAACCTGGCGGTATAA
- a CDS encoding YihY/virulence factor BrkB family protein, whose product MPSIIQDLKFFFSTVRKAFNLFQQNDPLRLAGATAFFTNFALPPILIILIRLFGMFTDRRLLATHLFERLASILDNESILQIRTTLRNIRGIDQAWYVTLFSFIFFLFVATTLFNVIKNSLEQIWNIGQKDKKGIVNTLKSRAISVTIILFAGILFFIGLLADSVQAFIGAYLKDGAPSFGLVLTSIINQLVFVVIVTTWFTILFRYLTNGRPTWRAAISGGLLTGCLFTVGKYILRILLPLSNISNIYGSAGSIIVIMLFVFYSSLIFYFGASFIKALSVGRATPIIPKNGSFAYELTEVEPEK is encoded by the coding sequence ATGCCATCGATAATACAAGATCTGAAGTTTTTTTTCTCGACCGTAAGAAAAGCATTTAATTTATTTCAGCAGAATGATCCCTTACGTCTGGCCGGTGCTACTGCTTTTTTTACCAATTTCGCTTTACCTCCAATATTAATTATCCTCATCAGACTATTCGGGATGTTTACTGATAGACGGCTATTGGCTACACACCTGTTCGAACGTTTGGCTAGTATTCTTGATAATGAAAGTATTTTACAGATCAGAACTACATTAAGAAACATCCGGGGAATCGATCAGGCCTGGTATGTTACTTTGTTCAGTTTTATATTTTTCCTTTTTGTAGCTACTACGCTATTCAATGTGATTAAAAATTCTTTAGAACAGATTTGGAATATAGGCCAGAAAGATAAAAAAGGGATTGTTAATACACTTAAATCAAGGGCAATATCTGTTACCATTATCTTATTTGCCGGCATATTATTTTTCATCGGTTTACTTGCCGATAGTGTGCAGGCATTTATTGGCGCCTATCTAAAAGACGGTGCTCCTTCTTTCGGATTAGTCTTAACTTCGATCATCAACCAATTGGTTTTTGTAGTCATCGTAACCACCTGGTTTACAATACTTTTCAGATATTTAACAAACGGACGTCCAACGTGGAGGGCAGCAATTTCCGGAGGCTTGTTAACCGGCTGCCTTTTTACAGTAGGAAAATATATTTTAAGGATTTTATTGCCACTGAGTAACATCAGCAATATTTATGGATCAGCCGGATCCATTATCGTAATTATGCTTTTTGTATTCTATTCTTCATTGATATTCTATTTCGGTGCTTCATTTATAAAAGCATTGAGCGTTGGAAGGGCTACGCCAATTATCCCTAAAAATGGGTCGTTTGCTTATGAGCTGACCGAAGTTGAACCAGAAAAATAA
- a CDS encoding META domain-containing protein, whose amino-acid sequence MKHLIYCGMLILLLSSCKEKLDPASFTNTKWELAELPGLTLPSTAKATLNFADSLKFSGKSFCNSYGGQGEIADHKITVKNVFSTKMFCQETDAAERAYLHALNQVNSAKIADNKLYLLNGDKTLMVFSKTH is encoded by the coding sequence ATGAAACACCTTATTTACTGTGGAATGTTGATCTTATTATTGAGTTCCTGTAAAGAAAAATTAGATCCGGCAAGTTTTACCAATACCAAATGGGAATTAGCGGAGCTGCCAGGATTAACTTTACCCTCAACAGCAAAAGCAACGTTAAACTTTGCTGACAGCCTTAAATTCAGCGGAAAATCGTTCTGCAACAGTTACGGTGGACAGGGAGAAATTGCTGATCATAAAATAACCGTTAAAAATGTTTTTAGCACAAAAATGTTCTGTCAGGAAACTGATGCTGCTGAACGCGCATACTTACATGCCCTTAATCAGGTTAATAGTGCTAAAATAGCTGATAATAAACTATATCTGTTGAACGGCGATAAAACCTTAATGGTTTTCAGTAAAACACATTAG
- a CDS encoding GNAT family N-acetyltransferase yields the protein MKIFAETERLILRELMPADAEGMFEMDSDPDVHLYLGNKPVKSIEQSFAEIEFIRKQYNENGIGRWAVIEKATGNFVGWSGLKFIKEATNNHINYYDLGYRFSKRFWGKGYATETALAARDYGFNELKLNEIIGIADINNLGSIHVLEKVGLKRISIFDYDGIKHHWMKIEK from the coding sequence ATGAAGATTTTTGCTGAAACCGAACGCTTAATTTTACGCGAACTAATGCCTGCCGATGCTGAGGGTATGTTTGAAATGGACAGTGACCCTGATGTTCATCTTTATCTTGGCAACAAACCTGTAAAATCAATCGAACAAAGTTTCGCAGAAATCGAATTTATAAGAAAACAGTATAACGAAAATGGTATCGGGAGATGGGCTGTTATCGAAAAAGCAACAGGTAACTTTGTGGGCTGGTCAGGATTAAAATTCATTAAAGAAGCTACAAATAACCATATTAATTATTACGATCTGGGTTATCGGTTCAGCAAACGGTTTTGGGGAAAGGGTTATGCTACAGAAACTGCACTGGCAGCGCGGGACTATGGTTTTAATGAACTAAAGTTGAATGAGATTATTGGTATTGCAGATATCAATAATCTGGGGTCTATCCATGTGTTGGAAAAAGTGGGTTTAAAACGTATCTCTATTTTCGATTACGATGGCATAAAACACCATTGGATGAAGATTGAAAAATAA
- a CDS encoding alpha-ketoglutarate-dependent dioxygenase AlkB — protein sequence MDLFNSTVAINYNLLPHGGTVNYFGKLFSKKEADHYFDALMNTIEWKNDEAFIMGKHIITKRKVAWYGDESYSYTYSNKSKTALPWTKELLELKRISEKQTGQTYNSCLLNLYHNGDEGMAYHSDDEKALAKNSAIASLSFGAERRFLFKHKQSKETVTLFLEHGSLLVMKDETQTNWLHRLPPTKKVNRPRVNLTFRTMMV from the coding sequence ATGGATTTATTTAACAGCACGGTAGCTATTAACTACAACTTGCTTCCTCACGGTGGAACGGTTAATTATTTTGGAAAATTATTTTCAAAAAAAGAAGCTGATCACTATTTCGATGCATTAATGAATACGATTGAGTGGAAAAATGATGAAGCGTTTATTATGGGCAAACACATTATTACCAAAAGAAAAGTGGCCTGGTATGGGGATGAGTCCTATTCGTACACCTATTCTAATAAATCTAAAACAGCTTTACCGTGGACAAAAGAACTGCTTGAACTCAAAAGAATTTCGGAAAAACAAACAGGCCAAACTTACAACTCTTGTCTGCTCAATTTATATCATAACGGAGATGAAGGCATGGCTTACCACAGTGATGATGAAAAAGCGTTGGCGAAAAATTCTGCCATTGCATCTTTAAGTTTTGGAGCCGAAAGGAGGTTTCTTTTCAAACACAAGCAGAGCAAAGAAACGGTTACTTTATTTTTAGAACATGGCAGTTTGTTGGTGATGAAAGATGAAACGCAAACGAATTGGCTTCACCGCCTTCCTCCTACTAAAAAAGTAAATCGGCCAAGGGTAAACCTCACCTTTAGAACGATGATGGTGTAA
- a CDS encoding Ada metal-binding domain-containing protein — MIKHVDISTEELKKHFKNKDICFGGNARLKIYGLLKCRSGKRMKKENRIFFRSEKEALQHGYRPCGHCLKTAYKEWIYLTAR; from the coding sequence ATGATTAAACATGTCGATATTTCAACTGAAGAATTAAAAAAGCATTTTAAAAACAAAGATATTTGCTTCGGCGGAAATGCCAGATTGAAAATTTACGGACTGCTTAAATGTAGATCGGGAAAGCGGATGAAAAAAGAAAACCGCATATTTTTTCGTTCTGAAAAAGAAGCACTTCAACATGGCTATCGTCCATGTGGGCATTGCTTAAAAACAGCATATAAAGAATGGATTTATTTAACAGCACGGTAG
- a CDS encoding methylated-DNA--[protein]-cysteine S-methyltransferase → MKAQEEINFNRIAEAISYIKENFKIQPGLEEIAKKVNLSPFHFQRLFSEWAGTTPKRFLQYISIGYAKEMLKENQSLFDTALETGLSGTSRLHDLFVNIEGMTPGEYKNGGENLCINYSFAESPFGNVIVASTSKGICHIAFYDDENTAFANLQFQFPVAQYQQLLDKEQQNALYIFSHDWSKLQQIKLHLKGTDFQLKVWEALLKIPMGKLATYGNIAKQLQNPNASRAVGTAIGDNPVAFLIPCHRVIQSSGALGGYHWGVNRKTAMIGWEAAKTNVSSA, encoded by the coding sequence ATGAAAGCACAAGAAGAAATCAATTTTAACCGGATAGCTGAAGCCATAAGCTATATCAAAGAGAATTTCAAAATACAGCCTGGTTTAGAAGAAATAGCAAAAAAAGTAAACCTAAGCCCCTTTCATTTCCAAAGATTATTTAGCGAGTGGGCTGGCACCACCCCTAAACGTTTTTTGCAATACATTAGCATTGGTTATGCGAAAGAAATGCTGAAAGAAAACCAAAGTTTATTCGATACCGCATTAGAAACAGGCTTATCGGGAACCAGCAGACTGCACGATCTTTTTGTAAACATTGAAGGCATGACACCCGGCGAATATAAAAACGGTGGCGAAAACCTTTGTATCAATTACAGTTTTGCAGAAAGTCCGTTTGGTAATGTTATTGTAGCCAGCACCTCAAAAGGAATCTGCCATATCGCTTTTTACGACGATGAAAATACTGCTTTTGCAAATCTGCAATTCCAGTTCCCAGTGGCTCAATATCAGCAGCTATTAGATAAAGAACAGCAAAATGCTTTATACATTTTCAGTCACGATTGGAGCAAACTGCAGCAGATTAAACTGCATTTAAAAGGAACGGATTTCCAGTTAAAAGTTTGGGAAGCACTGTTAAAAATCCCCATGGGCAAATTAGCCACTTATGGCAACATTGCCAAACAATTACAAAATCCAAACGCATCCAGAGCGGTGGGTACAGCCATTGGCGATAATCCGGTAGCCTTCCTCATTCCCTGCCACCGGGTAATACAATCAAGCGGTGCTTTGGGTGGCTACCATTGGGGAGTGAACCGGAAAACAGCCATGATTGGTTGGGAAGCAGCTAAAACCAATGTTAGTTCCGCATGA
- a CDS encoding MepB family protein, translated as MPIKENLTNRLSSLLLTASDLVYSPLDYQINDLQIENESQEYAACTFELNGLRIKHRLSKITPTKTGQFVTIWKRDEAGFTTPFTDQDEFDLLIISANSTGQSGQFIFPKAILAKHKIITAKGIEGKRGIRVYPPWDIVTNKQAEKTQQWQTPYFLQIDINGNTDLVKAKKLIDNGIQ; from the coding sequence ATGCCTATAAAAGAAAATCTCACAAACCGGCTATCATCTCTATTGCTAACCGCATCCGATTTAGTTTACAGCCCGCTTGATTATCAAATAAACGATCTACAAATTGAAAATGAAAGTCAGGAATATGCAGCTTGCACTTTTGAGTTAAACGGACTAAGAATCAAACACCGCCTTTCTAAAATCACCCCAACCAAGACGGGGCAATTTGTAACCATATGGAAACGGGATGAGGCTGGATTTACTACTCCGTTTACAGATCAGGATGAATTTGACCTATTGATAATATCTGCTAATAGTACCGGCCAATCAGGACAGTTCATTTTTCCAAAAGCCATATTGGCAAAGCATAAAATTATTACTGCAAAAGGAATAGAAGGTAAAAGAGGGATTAGGGTTTATCCACCCTGGGATATAGTAACCAATAAACAGGCAGAGAAAACCCAACAATGGCAAACGCCTTATTTTCTTCAGATTGACATCAATGGAAATACCGATCTTGTAAAGGCGAAGAAATTAATTGACAACGGAATTCAATAA
- a CDS encoding n-acetylglutamate synthase: MINYNNKLFKPVNNTENGETSNETIFRYKQAGNILTAEYEGGKIIFGHLIGLVDENGNIEMRYHQVNKQGELMTGICNSKPEQLANGKIRLHETWQWTSGDQSKGQSIIEEQ; this comes from the coding sequence ATGATAAACTATAATAACAAGCTTTTTAAACCGGTAAATAATACAGAAAATGGAGAAACATCAAATGAAACCATTTTTAGATATAAACAAGCAGGAAATATCCTGACAGCAGAATATGAGGGTGGAAAGATTATTTTTGGCCATTTGATTGGCTTGGTAGATGAAAATGGCAATATCGAAATGCGCTACCATCAGGTAAATAAACAAGGAGAATTAATGACTGGAATCTGCAATTCAAAGCCGGAGCAATTAGCCAATGGCAAAATCAGACTCCATGAAACCTGGCAGTGGACATCCGGAGATCAATCGAAAGGACAATCTATCATTGAAGAGCAATAA
- a CDS encoding single-stranded DNA-binding protein produces the protein MESATNKVVLSGFAGADAEIKTFGTQKLAKVNLAINETYRNSDGEEVKRVQWFNLIFWNAKAELAEAQVKKGTGLTVEGRLQANVYDGTDGKKRYAIEIVVNDVTIREREKQEAF, from the coding sequence ATGGAAAGTGCAACTAACAAAGTAGTATTGAGCGGATTTGCAGGAGCAGATGCAGAGATTAAAACTTTTGGAACTCAAAAATTGGCAAAGGTTAACCTGGCCATAAACGAAACCTATAGAAATTCTGATGGTGAGGAAGTAAAAAGAGTACAATGGTTTAATTTAATTTTCTGGAATGCAAAAGCCGAGCTTGCCGAAGCTCAGGTTAAAAAGGGTACAGGCTTAACTGTAGAAGGCAGGTTACAAGCAAATGTTTATGATGGTACAGACGGGAAAAAGCGCTATGCAATAGAAATAGTAGTTAACGATGTGACCATCAGGGAAAGAGAAAAACAAGAAGCTTTTTAG